A region of the Desulfomonilaceae bacterium genome:
GCAGCGCCGTCCGAGTCTTTGAGAAAACTTCGTAAGGATTCGTTTTATGTCAATAAAGAAATACAAACCAACTTCGCCGGGCATTAGGTTCCAGACCGGTCACTCATTTGACGAGATCACTGCCGACGAACCTTTGAAGTCTCTAGTCAGAGGTAAAATTAGCGGAAGTGGTCGAAACAATAATGGGCGGATAACGGTCAGGAGACGAGGCGGTGGGCACAAGAAACTGTTTCGCCTGGTGGATTTCAAGCGAAACAAGATCGATATTCCCGCCGTGGTCACGACTGTTGAATATGATCCGAACCGGAGCGCTAGAATAGCGCTGGTAACTTACGCAGACGGCGCTAAGGCTTATATTCTGTATGCCAACGGACTAAAAGTCGGCGACTCTGTCCTGGCTGGTGATAAAGTCGATATCAAACCGGGAAACTGCTTGCCCCTCAAGAATATACCGCTAGGGACCATGGTTCATAATGTTGAGATGAAGATTGGCAAGGGCGGGCAGATCATCAGGGCTGCTGGGACTTACGCTCAGTTGATGGCCAAAGAAAAGGGATATGTTCAGCTCAAGCTGCCCTCCGGCGAGGTTCGTATGGTATTGGACCGTTGTCGCGCCTCGGTCGGGCAAGTTGGAAATCTGGAACACGAAAAAATTTCTCTCGGTAAGGCTGGCCGGGCCAGATATCTTGGCCGTCGCCCAAAAGTCAGAGGCGTTGTCATGAATCCGGTCGATCATCCGCACGGTGGTGGCGAAGGCAAGACCTCCGGCGGTCGTCATCCGGTCACCCCATGGGGCGTGCCTACTAAAGGTTTCAAGACACGCAAGGGTAAAAAACCATCCGATCAATTTATCGTTAAACGGAGGAAGTGATTCTGATGCCTCGTTCAGTCAGTAAAGGGCCTTTCGTGGATGAACATCTTTTGAATAAAGTCGTCCAGGCCAAGGACACATCGTCAAGAAAAGTCATTCAGACTTGGTCTCGCAGGTCAACGATAATTCCTGACATGGTGGGGATCACATTCGCCGTGCATAATGGGAAGAAATTCATACCCGTGTTCGTAACCGAGAACATGGTCGGACATAAGTTGGGCGAATTCTCCCCTACCCGAACCTTTCACGGGCATGCTGGAGACAGAAAAGCCAAGAAAGGAAGAAAGTGATGGAATGGGAGTCCCGGTTATCGCATGCGCACATATCAGCGCAAAAGGCTAGACTCGTGGCCGATCTTGTAAGAGGAATGCCTGTCGGAGCGGCGTTAAGCGCACTGCAATTTACTCCGAAGAAGGCCGCCGAGATCATAAGAAAGGCCTTACAGTCAGCATTGGATAACGCTTCTAAGTCCAGTGGGGTGAATGAGGACAACCTCTACATCAGCAGAATAATGGTCGATGAAGGCCCCACTGCAAAAAGATGGATGCCCAGGGCTATGGGTAGAGCTACTCGTATTAGAAAACGAACTAGTCATATTTCGATTGCCCTGCAGGAAAAATGATCGACGCATAAATGAATTCTTGAGCTGAACTTCAGCTTAATGAATGGTCAGAGTGTAACGCGGACAAATTGATTCACCCCCAGGAGGGTTATTTTGGGACAAAAAGTTCATCCTCACGGTTTTCGATTGGGTGTCACCAGGACATGGGATTCGAGGTGGTTTTCCCAAAGGGAATACGGGACTTTTCTGATTGAAGACCTCAAGCTCAGGCAATTCGTAAAGAAGAAACTGGCCCAGGCGAGCGTATCCAAGATGGAAATTGAAAGAGCGGCTGGTAAAATCAGAATGATAATACACACCGCCCGGCCAGGAGTGGTGATCGGCCCCAAGGGAGCTGAGATTGAAAAGCTCAGAAGGCAAATTCTTCGGGTCACCAACAAGGACGTCATCGTCGATGTCAAGGAAATCCGGAAACCAGAGGTGGACGCCCAGCTTGTAGCTGAGAACGTGGCCCAGCAACTCGAAAGAAGAATCGCTTTTAGGAGAGCTATGAAAAAATCAGTCTCCAGCGCTCTTAAGTCTGGCGCCAAAGGAATTCGTATCGCCACCGCCGGAAGGTTGGGCGGCGCGGAAATGGCCAGACGTGAATGGTATCGGGAGGGTCGAGTTCCGCTACATACACTTAGGGCCGATATCGACTATGGATTCGCTCGGGCTTCTACGACGTACGGAGTTATTGGCGTCAAAGTCTGGATCTTTAAGGGCGAGTTGATCAAAAGCTCTGTTGGAGAAAGATAAAATGCTTGCGCCCAAAAAAGTCAAATATCGTAAGAGACAAAAGGGTAGAATGACGGGCACGCCACTCAGAGGAACGCAAGTGTCTTTCGGCGAGTATGGTTTGATGGCGCTTGAACCGATATGGGTTACTTCCAGGCAAATCGAAGCTGGTCGTATCGCCATGACACGCCACGTAAAAAGAGGCGGCAAGATCTGGATCAGGGTTTTCCCGGATAAGCCGATAACCAAAAAGCCCGCCGAGACCCGTATGGGTAAAGGAAAGGGCGCTCCGGAAGAATGGGTGGCAGTGGTCAAACCTGGCATCATTATGTATGAGATGGAAGGCGTTCCCATTGAAGTGGCCCGTGAGGCTTTCCGACTCGCAGCCCGAAAACTGCCATTAAAAACTCGTTTTGTTATTCGTGAGGAGTTGACATGAAGCCCCGAGAATTGCGGGATCTTTCTGTTGAAGAATTGACCGTCAAAGAGAAAGAGTTTCGAGAAGAGGAATTTAAACTCCGCTTCAAGAAGGCCACCGGTCAGTTGGAAAAAACCGCCCGGCTCGGCATCCTTAGGAAGGAAATAGCTCGGGTTCAAACTATAATTCGAGAGAAGAGGGGGTCTG
Encoded here:
- the rpsC gene encoding 30S ribosomal protein S3, giving the protein MGQKVHPHGFRLGVTRTWDSRWFSQREYGTFLIEDLKLRQFVKKKLAQASVSKMEIERAAGKIRMIIHTARPGVVIGPKGAEIEKLRRQILRVTNKDVIVDVKEIRKPEVDAQLVAENVAQQLERRIAFRRAMKKSVSSALKSGAKGIRIATAGRLGGAEMARREWYREGRVPLHTLRADIDYGFARASTTYGVIGVKVWIFKGELIKSSVGER
- the rplB gene encoding 50S ribosomal protein L2 produces the protein MSIKKYKPTSPGIRFQTGHSFDEITADEPLKSLVRGKISGSGRNNNGRITVRRRGGGHKKLFRLVDFKRNKIDIPAVVTTVEYDPNRSARIALVTYADGAKAYILYANGLKVGDSVLAGDKVDIKPGNCLPLKNIPLGTMVHNVEMKIGKGGQIIRAAGTYAQLMAKEKGYVQLKLPSGEVRMVLDRCRASVGQVGNLEHEKISLGKAGRARYLGRRPKVRGVVMNPVDHPHGGGEGKTSGGRHPVTPWGVPTKGFKTRKGKKPSDQFIVKRRK
- the rplP gene encoding 50S ribosomal protein L16; the protein is MLAPKKVKYRKRQKGRMTGTPLRGTQVSFGEYGLMALEPIWVTSRQIEAGRIAMTRHVKRGGKIWIRVFPDKPITKKPAETRMGKGKGAPEEWVAVVKPGIIMYEMEGVPIEVAREAFRLAARKLPLKTRFVIREELT
- the rplV gene encoding 50S ribosomal protein L22; translated protein: MEWESRLSHAHISAQKARLVADLVRGMPVGAALSALQFTPKKAAEIIRKALQSALDNASKSSGVNEDNLYISRIMVDEGPTAKRWMPRAMGRATRIRKRTSHISIALQEK
- the rpmC gene encoding 50S ribosomal protein L29 — its product is MKPRELRDLSVEELTVKEKEFREEEFKLRFKKATGQLEKTARLGILRKEIARVQTIIREKRGSA
- the rpsS gene encoding 30S ribosomal protein S19 produces the protein MPRSVSKGPFVDEHLLNKVVQAKDTSSRKVIQTWSRRSTIIPDMVGITFAVHNGKKFIPVFVTENMVGHKLGEFSPTRTFHGHAGDRKAKKGRK